From the Synechococcus sp. UW179A genome, one window contains:
- a CDS encoding gamma-glutamyltransferase family protein, translating to MLSASSLAAAAAAPVSRDDPESADPDRKPISTAAGSAVVVTANPLASASALSALKNGGTAADALVTAQAVLAVVEPQSSGLAGGGFLLYWDGQHQTLEVLDGREVAPERSRPGDLLTPTGQPMPWRDATARLNAIGIPGTVALLWDVHQQFGRLSWASTLQPAIKLARDGFSPSPRLLRSISLAQRIGVSHSKAFQELYLPGGKPPPADQPFRNPALARTLVSLAHDGGPDFYRGALAQQILREMATLQASEAEFRGWSDTDLATYSVPRRQPLCSEQLKHQICTMPPPSSGGVGMLQTLALLSQATDLPGSSAADPQTWRQLAKAQTWADADRLYWVHDPTDGGVPAAALLDPTYIKTRAESMQATPAVQPKPGLPAGLNHYPYGRPDKGREQGTTQVTIVDGFGNIASYTSSVETVFGSRHLVAGMVMNNQLTDFAFEPLVDGLSVANRRLPGRRPMSSMAPTLVFKNDQPVLALGSPGGRSIPHLLSRVLLSSLIWREPPQRAVGLPHLSSRGRTLVLEQDPPLSWPLPPDQLQSEATDIRRQRVGSGTALVQRINGRWHGAADPRREGTSLALP from the coding sequence ATGCTTAGTGCCAGCAGCCTTGCGGCAGCTGCAGCAGCACCGGTCAGCCGTGACGATCCGGAATCCGCCGACCCAGACCGCAAGCCCATCTCCACAGCCGCTGGCTCTGCGGTTGTCGTCACCGCCAATCCACTGGCCAGTGCGTCGGCACTGAGCGCCCTCAAAAACGGCGGCACAGCCGCGGATGCTCTGGTCACAGCTCAGGCTGTACTGGCCGTCGTTGAACCACAGAGCTCTGGCCTCGCCGGTGGTGGATTCCTTCTCTACTGGGATGGACAGCACCAAACCTTGGAGGTGCTAGATGGTCGCGAGGTCGCTCCCGAACGTAGCCGTCCTGGAGACCTGCTGACGCCAACCGGACAACCCATGCCTTGGCGAGACGCCACGGCCAGGCTCAATGCAATCGGCATCCCCGGAACAGTGGCGCTGCTCTGGGACGTGCATCAACAGTTCGGGCGCCTGAGCTGGGCAAGCACGCTGCAACCGGCGATCAAGCTGGCCAGGGATGGCTTCAGCCCAAGCCCGCGACTGCTGCGCTCCATCAGCCTGGCCCAGCGCATCGGAGTGAGTCACAGCAAAGCGTTTCAGGAGCTTTATCTACCCGGCGGCAAGCCACCGCCTGCTGATCAGCCCTTCCGCAATCCTGCCCTGGCACGCACTCTGGTGTCACTGGCGCATGACGGCGGACCTGATTTCTATCGAGGCGCTTTAGCCCAGCAGATATTGAGGGAGATGGCCACGCTGCAAGCCAGCGAAGCTGAATTCCGCGGCTGGAGTGACACCGATCTAGCCACTTATTCCGTGCCGCGTCGCCAACCGCTTTGCAGCGAGCAACTGAAGCACCAAATCTGCACCATGCCACCACCGAGCAGCGGCGGCGTGGGCATGTTGCAGACCCTGGCCCTGCTGAGCCAGGCCACGGATCTGCCCGGATCCAGCGCCGCTGATCCACAGACCTGGCGGCAACTGGCCAAAGCCCAGACCTGGGCGGATGCCGACCGCCTCTATTGGGTGCATGACCCGACCGATGGGGGTGTTCCCGCCGCGGCCTTGCTCGATCCGACCTACATCAAGACCCGCGCCGAATCCATGCAAGCCACACCCGCAGTCCAACCCAAACCGGGGCTACCAGCAGGACTTAATCACTATCCCTACGGCCGCCCAGACAAGGGCCGCGAACAGGGCACCACCCAGGTCACGATCGTTGACGGGTTTGGCAACATCGCCAGCTACACCTCGTCGGTGGAGACGGTGTTCGGCAGTCGGCACCTGGTGGCCGGCATGGTGATGAACAATCAGCTCACCGATTTCGCTTTTGAGCCACTGGTTGACGGACTATCGGTAGCTAACCGCCGCCTGCCGGGCCGGCGGCCGATGTCGTCGATGGCACCGACACTGGTGTTCAAGAACGACCAGCCGGTACTAGCACTCGGCAGCCCCGGCGGTCGCAGCATTCCCCATCTGCTCAGCCGGGTGCTGCTCTCCTCACTGATCTGGAGGGAACCACCACAGCGGGCCGTGGGGCTTCCCCATCTCTCCAGCCGCGGCCGCACGCTGGTGCTGGAGCAAGATCCACCGCTGTCCTGGCCGCTGCCACCCGACCAGCTCCAGAGCGAAGCCACAGACATACGCCGTCAACGCGTCGGCAGCGGCACTGCCCTGGTGCAGAGGATCAACGGCCGCTGGCATGGGGCAGCGGACCCCCGCCGGGAAGGCACATCCCTGGCGCTGCCTTAA
- a CDS encoding DUF1254 domain-containing protein: MSSRAWSDAYVTADGSDLNAEALLEAFQSSSGLGDLSDDETDIVLSAMAATLWSYPLNETHRFYNLDTVAQAPANELFKPAFAASWLNKNSAPAPNASVLYMTAWLDLSQLSDSDHGEQVLHLPANPDDHYYVLAVLDSYINTVGSFGTRDPIDGDSKTPQLILLAGPDSPYYDQAGSTVEITDDTGNQTSMHVLQVDTSRGWITARINTNTLDAETMEATRSFINGSENGARKGFQLTSLSDFKTSGTVPYASPITESSSGDDVDAASRRWGDIPKSAFRFFEQVDQALTLNPVPSELDAQTSTTPASYQIWVDNQNVNQDAVDSRRSYQPPSALGAEKQAALNRRFAAIGLNLSTGFTKPSWSARDEVIFEASYQAALELLRAATTELVRGEKDTNNGWNITNDNIGVYPNDWSSWLVRAGTAVDGGAANIPNDAVYPTTEIDQHGESLTSTYTYRITIPSFRPESENPVESNGPAQGFWAYTIYQPNPGNAYQPFLIENAISNTTYSPISATATLTVDGKLKTSTPGNWNSGTAEGTALITDSEIDVEGLDPDTIYYVKSAEYLDDGSNLLLTLSSDYEPEFSRRGIPIGGGGSAGDPTNITGSTGSSIGFGWINPVAQLGSNQQQGISSSDTTLQAQSDGSIRLHLSSLEPQSDPQNWLPTPLAIGSGSSDPKEASKFQVMARYYWPTSDGQSILNKSAPELYLPPKVERLGLNRLETWSLLSDSAEERVKAEDAAFGSTTPLHITSPFNGDVVGALIDLSILPQALNGQTATVNYSYSQDSDDDNRLFFYAIDDLTGSIDGVLPDDSSYLDKAWERRMNPESPIETSIGSIQEGDIQLKAGQLYAPIVLNGEGLMFTAFDSANANGYRHFDLLSGSSFAFEDQLYGSSEHDRNDGLFSIHSIDL; this comes from the coding sequence ATGAGCTCCCGTGCTTGGTCCGATGCATACGTCACAGCCGATGGAAGCGATCTGAATGCCGAGGCACTGCTTGAGGCCTTTCAATCCAGCAGCGGTCTTGGCGACCTGAGCGACGACGAGACCGACATCGTCCTCTCCGCCATGGCAGCGACGCTGTGGTCCTATCCACTGAATGAAACCCATCGGTTTTACAACCTCGACACGGTTGCCCAGGCACCAGCCAATGAGCTGTTCAAGCCAGCATTTGCTGCCAGCTGGCTGAACAAGAATTCAGCGCCAGCTCCGAATGCCTCGGTGCTCTACATGACCGCCTGGCTGGACCTGAGCCAGCTGAGTGACAGCGATCATGGAGAGCAGGTGTTGCATCTGCCTGCGAACCCGGATGATCACTACTACGTGCTCGCTGTTCTCGACAGCTACATCAACACAGTTGGTTCGTTTGGGACAAGAGATCCCATCGACGGTGATTCCAAGACCCCCCAATTGATCCTTCTGGCAGGCCCTGACAGCCCCTATTACGACCAGGCCGGCTCAACGGTGGAGATCACCGATGACACAGGGAATCAAACCAGCATGCATGTGCTCCAGGTGGACACCTCGCGAGGATGGATCACAGCGCGGATCAACACCAACACTCTGGATGCAGAGACGATGGAGGCAACCCGTTCCTTCATCAATGGCAGCGAGAATGGGGCCAGAAAGGGCTTTCAACTCACCTCACTGAGCGACTTCAAGACCAGTGGAACGGTGCCTTACGCATCGCCGATCACCGAATCCTCCTCCGGTGACGATGTGGATGCAGCAAGTCGCAGATGGGGGGACATTCCGAAGTCCGCCTTCAGATTCTTCGAGCAGGTCGATCAGGCACTGACGCTGAATCCTGTGCCATCCGAACTGGATGCTCAGACCAGCACCACACCCGCGTCGTATCAGATCTGGGTCGACAACCAGAACGTCAACCAGGATGCTGTCGACAGCAGACGCTCCTACCAGCCACCCTCCGCTCTCGGCGCTGAGAAGCAGGCCGCACTGAACAGGCGCTTTGCCGCAATTGGCCTCAACCTCAGCACAGGGTTCACCAAACCCAGCTGGTCCGCCAGGGACGAAGTGATCTTCGAAGCGTCCTACCAGGCCGCCCTGGAGCTGCTTCGTGCGGCCACAACAGAACTTGTGAGAGGCGAGAAAGACACCAACAACGGTTGGAACATCACCAACGACAACATCGGTGTCTACCCCAACGACTGGAGTTCATGGCTGGTTCGAGCCGGCACTGCTGTGGATGGTGGTGCCGCCAACATTCCCAATGACGCGGTGTATCCCACCACTGAAATTGATCAGCACGGTGAATCACTGACAAGCACCTACACCTACAGAATCACCATCCCATCATTCCGGCCGGAATCAGAAAATCCTGTTGAAAGCAATGGACCGGCGCAGGGGTTCTGGGCTTACACGATTTATCAGCCGAATCCCGGCAATGCCTACCAGCCGTTTCTGATCGAAAACGCCATCAGCAACACGACCTATTCGCCGATCAGTGCCACCGCCACGCTCACAGTCGACGGCAAACTCAAGACAAGCACACCCGGCAACTGGAATTCAGGCACAGCCGAGGGCACAGCCTTGATCACAGACTCAGAGATCGACGTTGAGGGCTTGGATCCCGACACCATCTACTACGTGAAATCAGCGGAGTATCTGGATGACGGCAGCAATCTGCTGCTCACCTTGTCGTCCGACTACGAGCCTGAGTTCAGCAGGCGCGGCATCCCCATCGGCGGAGGCGGCTCGGCCGGGGATCCGACCAATATCACCGGCTCAACAGGCAGCTCCATCGGCTTCGGCTGGATCAATCCTGTGGCTCAGCTCGGCTCCAATCAGCAACAAGGGATCAGCAGCTCTGACACCACGCTGCAGGCGCAAAGCGATGGTTCAATCCGCCTGCATCTCTCCAGCCTTGAACCGCAGAGCGACCCACAGAACTGGCTGCCCACACCGCTGGCCATTGGCTCAGGGTCATCCGATCCAAAAGAAGCCAGCAAATTCCAGGTGATGGCGCGTTACTACTGGCCCACGAGCGATGGACAGTCGATTCTCAACAAATCCGCCCCTGAGCTGTACCTGCCGCCGAAGGTGGAACGCCTGGGGCTGAACCGGCTCGAAACCTGGAGTCTCCTGAGCGACTCCGCTGAAGAACGGGTGAAAGCCGAAGATGCCGCATTCGGATCCACCACCCCCCTCCACATCACATCGCCGTTCAACGGCGATGTCGTTGGAGCCCTGATCGACCTCAGCATCCTGCCCCAGGCCCTCAACGGCCAGACCGCAACGGTGAATTACAGCTACTCCCAAGACAGCGACGACGACAACAGGCTCTTCTTCTATGCCATCGACGACCTCACCGGCAGCATTGACGGTGTCCTGCCCGATGACAGCAGCTACCTGGACAAGGCTTGGGAGAGGCGGATGAACCCCGAGTCTCCGATTGAAACGAGCATCGGTTCGATCCAGGAAGGGGACATCCAGCTGAAGGCCGGTCAGCTCTACGCCCCGATCGTGCTCAACGGTGAAGGGTTGATGTTCACGGCATTCGACAGCGCCAACGCCAACGGCTACCGACATTTCGATCTGCTCAGCGGCAGCAGCTTCGCCTTTGAGGATCAGCTCTACGGCAGCAGTGAACACGACCGCAACGACGGCTTGTTCTCGATTCATTCGATTGACCTTTAA
- a CDS encoding FAD-dependent oxidoreductase translates to MAETGFSAKQQSHVVVVGAGWGGWGAAKALCEAGVRVTLIDGMADPSVSEPITTESGKPFEAGTRGFWKDYPNINSLTDELGLGPIYTDFTTSAFWSPEGLEATAPVFGDAPQLPSPVGQVLATVKNFKRLPLPDRLSIAGLLYAMLDLNRSDAVYRSYDAIDALTLFKQLRISDRMIDDFLRPTLLVGLFKPPEELSAAVTMELLYYYALAHQDSFDVRWIGSKTIAEQLIAPLSAQLQAQHQLEVLGGTLATRLNMSADGQSIRSLETRNLMTGSSAVLDEVDAVVLAVGAKGMGALMAQSPQCGVLAPELLQAGTLGSIDVVSVRLWLDRYVAVADPANVFSRFNALQGSGATFFMLDQLQKGAESALWGGQTPQGSVIASDFYNASAIAELSDQQIVDCLMQDLLPMAQPAFAEARVVDQEVRRYPGSVSLFSPGSFSKRPPLETSLAPVVCAGDWVRMGAREHGAKGLCQERAYVCGLEAGNSLLRRGIVLGDGVPRTKQHPVIPIRSDEPQVLLGRALNKLVMDPLETLGIEWPWLAR, encoded by the coding sequence ATGGCCGAGACGGGTTTTTCAGCAAAACAGCAATCGCATGTGGTGGTGGTGGGCGCTGGCTGGGGCGGTTGGGGTGCGGCCAAGGCGCTCTGTGAAGCCGGTGTGCGCGTGACCTTGATCGATGGGATGGCGGATCCCAGCGTTAGTGAGCCGATCACCACCGAAAGTGGCAAACCGTTTGAAGCCGGCACCCGCGGCTTCTGGAAGGACTACCCCAATATCAATTCACTCACCGATGAGCTGGGGCTCGGCCCGATCTACACCGATTTCACCACCAGTGCTTTTTGGTCGCCGGAAGGTTTGGAGGCCACGGCACCCGTATTTGGTGATGCGCCGCAGCTGCCCAGTCCGGTGGGGCAGGTGCTGGCCACGGTGAAGAACTTCAAGCGGCTGCCGCTGCCTGACCGGCTCAGTATCGCCGGCCTGCTCTACGCCATGCTTGATCTCAACCGCAGCGATGCGGTGTATAGGAGCTACGACGCAATCGATGCGCTGACGCTGTTCAAACAACTGCGCATTAGTGATCGCATGATCGACGACTTCCTGCGGCCCACACTGCTGGTGGGGCTGTTCAAGCCGCCGGAAGAGCTCTCGGCGGCGGTGACCATGGAGCTGCTCTACTACTACGCCCTGGCCCATCAGGATTCGTTTGATGTGCGCTGGATCGGCAGCAAGACAATCGCTGAACAACTGATTGCACCGCTGAGTGCTCAACTGCAAGCTCAGCACCAACTGGAGGTGCTGGGCGGAACGCTAGCCACCAGGCTGAATATGTCTGCCGACGGCCAGAGCATTCGTTCGCTGGAGACCCGCAACCTGATGACAGGCAGCAGCGCTGTGCTCGATGAAGTGGATGCGGTGGTGCTGGCGGTGGGAGCCAAGGGTATGGGTGCCCTGATGGCGCAGTCGCCGCAGTGCGGCGTGCTGGCGCCGGAGCTGTTGCAGGCCGGCACGCTCGGAAGCATCGATGTGGTGTCGGTGCGTCTGTGGCTGGATCGCTACGTGGCGGTTGCCGATCCCGCCAATGTGTTTTCGCGCTTCAATGCACTGCAAGGCTCCGGTGCCACCTTCTTCATGCTCGATCAGTTGCAGAAGGGTGCCGAGTCGGCGCTCTGGGGCGGTCAGACGCCACAGGGATCAGTGATCGCCAGCGACTTCTACAACGCCTCGGCGATCGCGGAGCTCAGTGATCAGCAGATTGTCGACTGCCTGATGCAGGATCTGCTGCCGATGGCGCAGCCTGCCTTCGCTGAGGCCCGAGTGGTGGATCAGGAGGTGCGGCGCTATCCGGGTTCGGTGTCGCTGTTCTCGCCGGGGAGTTTCAGCAAGCGACCACCGCTGGAGACGTCCCTGGCACCGGTGGTCTGCGCCGGCGACTGGGTGCGGATGGGCGCAAGAGAGCATGGTGCCAAGGGGCTGTGCCAGGAACGCGCTTACGTGTGTGGTCTGGAGGCGGGCAACTCGCTGCTGCGGCGCGGCATCGTGCTCGGTGACGGCGTACCCAGAACAAAGCAGCATCCCGTGATCCCGATCCGCTCCGATGAGCCGCAAGTATTGCTGGGGCGTGCGCTCAACAAGCTGGTGATGGATCCGCTGGAGACCCTCGGCATCGAGTGGCCCTGGCTGGCTCGCTAG
- a CDS encoding SDR family NAD(P)-dependent oxidoreductase, producing the protein MADSASQRVLLTGGSSGVGFEAAKVLSAQGHELTILCRNQATADQTLSQLSGSARSVTCDLADLSAVEEVCNQLLADETALDALVLNAGLQYAGASEAQFSAQNIELTFAVNQLAHQLMAMRLLPLLQRAARPRLVITASEVHNPGSGAGKVGKPADLGELEGLRAGAGFAMLNGSARFDGNKAYKDSKLCNVLMARELNRQLDAAMPVIAWSPGLVITRNSGGFFRYNKRSNPLGMGAFAFVARDLLRITESVDNAGRLLAQLVNDPEIPTGFSYFTNKVVSFGGHRLEPTDTSVEGADLQKAEALWQLSAQLITRSLST; encoded by the coding sequence ATGGCTGATTCTGCATCCCAACGAGTGCTGCTCACTGGAGGCAGTTCTGGTGTGGGATTCGAGGCCGCAAAAGTTCTCAGCGCCCAGGGGCATGAGCTCACGATCCTTTGCCGCAACCAGGCCACGGCCGATCAGACGCTGAGCCAGCTTTCCGGCTCGGCGCGCTCTGTGACCTGCGATCTGGCTGATCTCTCTGCCGTCGAGGAGGTCTGCAACCAGCTGCTGGCAGACGAAACAGCGCTGGATGCCCTGGTGCTTAATGCTGGCTTGCAATACGCCGGTGCTTCCGAAGCACAGTTTTCGGCGCAGAACATCGAACTCACCTTTGCGGTAAACCAGCTGGCTCATCAGCTGATGGCGATGAGGCTGCTGCCGTTGCTTCAGAGGGCAGCCCGCCCGCGGCTGGTGATCACCGCATCAGAGGTGCACAACCCCGGCAGCGGTGCCGGCAAGGTGGGCAAGCCTGCGGATCTCGGAGAGCTGGAGGGTCTGCGGGCCGGCGCTGGCTTCGCGATGCTGAACGGGAGCGCCCGCTTCGACGGCAACAAGGCCTACAAGGACAGCAAGCTCTGCAACGTGCTGATGGCGCGCGAGCTCAACCGGCAGCTGGATGCTGCCATGCCGGTGATCGCCTGGAGCCCAGGGCTGGTGATCACCCGCAACAGCGGCGGCTTTTTTCGGTACAACAAGCGCAGCAATCCGCTGGGCATGGGGGCCTTCGCGTTTGTGGCTCGTGATCTGTTGCGCATCACTGAATCCGTTGACAACGCTGGCCGATTGCTGGCACAGCTGGTGAATGATCCTGAGATCCCGACCGGATTCAGCTATTTCACCAACAAAGTCGTGAGCTTCGGTGGGCATCGACTGGAGCCGACCGACACCAGTGTCGAGGGGGCCGATCTGCAGAAGGCAGAAGCCCTCTGGCAGCTCTCCGCGCAGTTGATCACGCGCAGCCTCAGCACCTGA
- a CDS encoding SdiA-regulated domain-containing protein: MARALMGAFRLELINRHNIGDSGIGLNEPSGLTLNADGTALYTVSDDTKAIFCMDLEGRLMTSESFFVSVLDLEGLALSGDGRRLFAVQEDANAVISIDLASRRELQHRPLSEMANYASVAMHFPAQPDNKGLEGITVNTSNQHVFVVKEGRPGLLIELDAGCSTILSSRLLNQENGFSHPNVGPRRLDFSGLSYDSRRDTLWIASDQGQCLFHYDWHRNRVLQRLDLTLHEGGKSKAVRKAEGIAVDSARDRVYVVSDRDAELYVFQLHG, encoded by the coding sequence TTGGCTCGGGCGCTGATGGGGGCATTTCGCCTCGAGTTGATCAACAGGCACAACATCGGTGATTCAGGCATCGGCCTGAATGAACCCTCGGGCCTCACCCTGAATGCAGATGGCACGGCGCTCTACACCGTTAGTGACGACACTAAGGCCATCTTTTGTATGGATCTCGAGGGTCGGCTGATGACCAGCGAGTCGTTCTTCGTGAGCGTGTTGGATCTGGAAGGTCTCGCCTTGAGTGGTGATGGCCGCCGGCTATTCGCGGTGCAGGAAGACGCCAACGCCGTGATCAGCATTGATCTCGCCAGTCGCCGCGAACTGCAGCATCGCCCCCTGTCTGAGATGGCTAACTACGCCAGCGTTGCGATGCACTTCCCCGCTCAGCCCGACAACAAGGGCCTGGAGGGGATCACCGTCAATACCAGCAATCAGCACGTGTTCGTGGTCAAGGAAGGCCGTCCCGGTCTGTTGATTGAGCTTGATGCCGGTTGCAGCACGATCCTGTCGTCGAGATTGCTGAATCAGGAGAACGGTTTTTCCCATCCGAACGTGGGGCCTCGCCGCTTGGACTTCTCCGGACTGAGCTACGACAGCCGGCGTGACACGCTCTGGATCGCCAGCGATCAGGGGCAATGCCTGTTCCATTACGACTGGCATCGCAATCGGGTGCTGCAGCGCCTTGATCTGACGCTCCATGAAGGGGGCAAATCCAAAGCTGTGCGCAAAGCCGAAGGCATTGCCGTGGATTCAGCACGTGACAGGGTTTATGTGGTGAGCGATCGTGACGCCGAGCTCTACGTGTTCCAGCTCCATGGCTGA
- a CDS encoding DoxX family protein translates to MTTPVSPSRVLDFLGRLFLAAVFVHALPGKLTDFTGNAGFIASKGIPEPLANVLLFAAILVLIAGSILLVFGGDTILGAALLLVFLVPTTLIFHTFPIDTGLYMNLALIGGLILAITRSTANATPNFRKVRAKAFDSIR, encoded by the coding sequence ATGACTACCCCCGTCTCGCCCTCTCGGGTTCTGGATTTTTTGGGCCGCTTGTTTCTTGCTGCTGTGTTTGTGCATGCGCTGCCCGGCAAGCTCACCGACTTCACTGGCAATGCGGGTTTCATCGCCTCTAAAGGGATTCCTGAACCGCTGGCCAATGTGCTGCTGTTCGCAGCGATTCTGGTGCTAATCGCCGGTTCGATCCTGCTGGTGTTCGGCGGCGACACAATCCTGGGTGCCGCACTGTTGCTGGTGTTTCTGGTGCCCACCACCCTGATCTTCCATACCTTCCCGATCGACACAGGCCTTTATATGAACCTGGCGCTGATCGGTGGTCTGATCCTGGCTATTACCCGCTCAACGGCCAATGCCACGCCTAATTTCCGCAAGGTGCGCGCCAAGGCCTTCGACAGCATTCGCTGA
- a CDS encoding cupin domain-containing protein, with translation MRAPVLSLITFAGLLLPGAGALAHGNHSPQTVTPASEQRTAPRDAPSTTEKVSVEPLGSLDLSREFAALQGRVLRTRRITIAPGGSVAWHQHQQRPGVAYLINGSLIEIRDDGSGPRSLQRKTGDAVFESTGVLHGWRNDSDQPATAVVIDLVPQTQP, from the coding sequence ATGCGAGCTCCCGTCCTCTCACTGATCACCTTCGCCGGCTTGCTACTTCCGGGCGCAGGGGCTCTGGCGCACGGAAACCACAGCCCCCAGACCGTGACGCCCGCCAGCGAACAACGCACTGCCCCCCGTGATGCTCCGTCCACAACCGAGAAGGTAAGCGTGGAACCCCTGGGCAGCCTGGATCTTTCCAGGGAATTCGCCGCACTGCAAGGTCGAGTGCTACGCACCCGAAGAATCACCATTGCTCCCGGTGGATCGGTGGCCTGGCATCAGCATCAGCAACGGCCCGGTGTCGCCTACCTGATCAATGGCTCCCTGATCGAGATCCGCGATGACGGATCCGGGCCACGTTCCCTCCAGCGCAAAACCGGAGATGCGGTGTTCGAGTCCACCGGGGTGCTCCACGGCTGGAGAAACGACTCGGATCAACCAGCCACCGCCGTGGTGATCGATCTGGTACCGCAAACACAACCATGA
- a CDS encoding class I SAM-dependent methyltransferase produces the protein MSDYQGHAADYQTAKRQPWRTYLEQPSALALLGDLSGQSVIDLGCGEGHYSRLLNQLGAAEVLGIDLSGDMVELARSQERSHPVGIHYQVGDAADLVLEQPVDLVFAGYLFNHARNREELRAQFRTVSSLLRPGGRLVALNNNPDDHPSNFKAGRPYGYSKSIDGPLVEGAAIHYRFVLEDGGVFELTDYYISREVMQMLMEDCGLQQVRWPQPILAEKGVEALGADYWTAIMATPPFCLIEAIRA, from the coding sequence GTGAGCGACTATCAGGGACATGCCGCCGACTATCAGACAGCCAAGCGCCAGCCCTGGCGCACCTACCTTGAGCAACCCTCCGCACTGGCGCTGCTCGGGGACCTGAGTGGCCAGTCCGTCATCGATCTTGGCTGTGGGGAAGGTCACTATTCCCGCTTGCTGAATCAGCTCGGTGCCGCCGAGGTGCTGGGGATCGACCTATCCGGCGACATGGTGGAGCTGGCACGATCCCAGGAACGGAGCCATCCCGTCGGGATCCACTACCAGGTCGGTGATGCCGCCGACCTGGTGCTGGAGCAGCCGGTTGATCTGGTGTTTGCGGGCTACCTTTTCAACCATGCCCGCAACCGCGAAGAACTGCGAGCCCAGTTCCGCACTGTCAGCAGCCTGTTGCGCCCGGGGGGTCGGCTGGTGGCCCTCAACAACAATCCCGACGACCACCCTTCGAACTTCAAAGCGGGTCGCCCCTACGGATACAGCAAAAGCATTGATGGACCTCTGGTAGAAGGGGCCGCGATCCATTACCGCTTCGTCTTGGAAGACGGCGGCGTCTTCGAACTCACCGATTACTACATCAGCCGTGAGGTGATGCAGATGCTGATGGAGGACTGCGGTCTGCAACAGGTGCGCTGGCCGCAGCCAATTCTGGCGGAAAAAGGGGTAGAGGCGCTGGGAGCCGATTACTGGACAGCAATCATGGCCACACCACCGTTCTGCCTGATCGAAGCCATCCGGGCCTGA
- a CDS encoding cupin domain-containing protein — MVTLTEVSDLASLSMRKIVLPALAAASVVMTGVAGCSNRGTETTNAAAPGSALAASTEVKIEEVFKGSKTLNGTQLSYPEGKTELRLFKVEIPVGGKIPLHTHPAPMLVYVQGVDSGDVLNTRLQPDGTEVSSVFKPGESFLEGSSEPHFLENKSDKPAVIWVMVASVEGLPTTEWIK, encoded by the coding sequence ATGGTCACACTGACCGAGGTGTCTGATTTGGCTTCCCTATCCATGCGCAAGATTGTTCTTCCCGCCCTGGCGGCAGCCTCTGTTGTGATGACGGGTGTTGCCGGTTGTTCGAACCGCGGCACTGAAACCACGAACGCCGCTGCGCCTGGTTCCGCACTGGCCGCTTCAACGGAGGTCAAGATTGAAGAGGTATTCAAAGGCTCAAAGACGCTCAACGGCACTCAGCTGAGTTACCCGGAGGGAAAGACGGAGCTGCGTCTCTTCAAGGTTGAGATTCCCGTGGGCGGCAAGATTCCTCTGCATACCCACCCCGCTCCGATGCTGGTGTACGTGCAGGGTGTTGATTCCGGTGATGTTCTCAACACCCGTCTTCAGCCGGATGGCACCGAGGTGAGCAGCGTCTTCAAGCCCGGTGAAAGTTTCCTTGAGGGCTCCTCCGAACCCCACTTTTTGGAGAACAAGAGCGATAAGCCTGCTGTCATCTGGGTGATGGTGGCGTCGGTGGAAGGACTGCCCACCACCGAATGGATCAAATGA
- a CDS encoding putative quinol monooxygenase, giving the protein MAEFDASTPFMLLARIHVKPGCVDDYLKLAEATDAAVQANEPGMLHHTFDQDPADPEAFVWSEVYANDAAFAAHVNNPPVQEYLQRHAELGDGFSIEVYGTVGAECRTLMESFGLPLKIFESRLGYSRC; this is encoded by the coding sequence ATGGCCGAATTCGATGCATCCACCCCGTTTATGTTGCTGGCGCGCATTCATGTGAAACCGGGCTGCGTGGATGACTATCTGAAGCTTGCTGAAGCCACCGATGCAGCAGTCCAGGCCAATGAGCCCGGCATGCTGCATCACACCTTTGATCAAGATCCAGCTGACCCCGAGGCTTTCGTCTGGTCCGAGGTCTACGCCAACGATGCGGCCTTCGCAGCGCACGTGAACAATCCACCGGTGCAGGAGTATCTGCAGAGGCATGCCGAATTGGGAGATGGCTTCAGCATCGAGGTGTACGGCACCGTCGGCGCCGAATGCCGCACCCTGATGGAGTCGTTCGGGTTACCGCTGAAGATCTTTGAAAGCCGACTGGGCTACAGCCGTTGTTGA